The nucleotide window TCAAAAATCAGCTGGGAGACATTGCTGCTGCAACTCAGACTGAAATAGAAATGACGCAAATGCTGCATGTATTACCGACATTAGCTGCACCGAATATTCAAGAAGCGATCGCCCAAGTTTGTCAGCAATCAGGCTTAAGTTATACTTATTTACCGAGTCGCGCTGGACATGATGCTCAAGAAATTGGTCGATTTGCGGATATGGGAATGATTTTTGTGCCAAGTCTTGCTGGTATTAGTCATGCCGAAGATGAGTATACTTCGCCAGAACAGTGTACTCAAGGTGCAAATGTGCTACTACAGACTTTCTTAAAACTAGATGAAATTTATTAAGATGTTAGCAGGCAAGATGCCTGCGCCACTTTATTATGCTGCAACAAACTCATTCCATTTCTGTACTAAGTAAGTTTGTTCGTCCATGACCGAGTTCCAACAGACAACATTACCCATGCGATCGTTAAAGGAACCGCCATCACGTACTGCGCCTTGCGACTCAATTTTCTTGCCAAAAGGATCAATGATATCTTCAGAAGCTGGCTGACCTTCATACCAGAAATTCCACTCTGCTGCTGACATGTGCTTGCGGGCATTTTCAGGGATCGCGCTGTAATAACCTTGTCTTCCCAAAAAACCACCTACCCAGCCGTCTAGCATCCAGTTAATGTATTCGTAAGCAGCATCAAGTTCAATCCCTGAAAGATTACGCGATAGTCCAATACCACCACCCCAACCACGATATCCTTCTTTGAGTGGAGCATAAACACACTCTAAACCTCTAGCTTTAACAGCAGTCACAGCTGGCGACCACATCGATTGTAAAACAACTTCTCCAGCAGACATTAAATTGACTGATTCGTCAAAAGTCTTCCAAAAAGCACGAAATTGTCCGGCTCGTTTTTGCTCAATTAAAATTGCTGCAATGCGATCGAGTTCTTCGCGAGTCATATTGCCTTTATCACCAAACTGCATGATCCCTTGGGCTTCCACGACCATAGCAGCATCCATAATGCCAATTGAGGGAATATCTAAAAGTGCTGTTCTTCCTTTATATTTGGGGTCAAAAAGTTGCCCCCAAGACACAATTTCGTCATCTACAAGATCGGGGCGATAACCTAATGTATCAGCGTTGTACTGGAAAGGAATAAGTGTGGCAAATTCTGTGGGTTGGTTGGCAAATTCTGTTGAATCTTGACCTGTTACAAACATCACGTTACGCGGTGCAGTTCCTTGTGAAGTATTTACAGGCGCGCTTGGATATAAATCTCCAGTCGTAAAGATGGGTACTATCTTGTCAAATTCTGGAACTCTCTTAACGTCAATTGGCTGTAAGT belongs to Gloeocapsopsis sp. IPPAS B-1203 and includes:
- a CDS encoding substrate-binding domain-containing protein, coding for MSKISRRQVLRTGLAAGAMLTATQCGGNNTSQQPTTGPTIITNQIKDVTLRLIGTGVSQINEIRAQAEKDLGFKLSMRALSTEENNQIAITQPKQYDIFDGEYFSLPLVIPSGNLQPIDVKRVPEFDKIVPIFTTGDLYPSAPVNTSQGTAPRNVMFVTGQDSTEFANQPTEFATLIPFQYNADTLGYRPDLVDDEIVSWGQLFDPKYKGRTALLDIPSIGIMDAAMVVEAQGIMQFGDKGNMTREELDRIAAILIEQKRAGQFRAFWKTFDESVNLMSAGEVVLQSMWSPAVTAVKARGLECVYAPLKEGYRGWGGGIGLSRNLSGIELDAAYEYINWMLDGWVGGFLGRQGYYSAIPENARKHMSAAEWNFWYEGQPASEDIIDPFGKKIESQGAVRDGGSFNDRMGNVVCWNSVMDEQTYLVQKWNEFVAA